Proteins encoded by one window of Actinocorallia herbida:
- a CDS encoding SWIM zinc finger family protein codes for MDERRERTAGPEDGGPAVRWGRERVLALAPDAASRKAADALAGRSEGASGSDGALVWAEGRYATAVELAGPAFRCSCPSRKIPCKHALGLLLRWSDGAVPETGAQARPAWAEEWVAARRERAAARVIAAEEAAAEPNAPGAASESATARRRAERVDDGVAEFGRWLRDQVSRGLAGAERAPYSLWDEAARRLVDAQAGTLAGRVKELAALPRGGEHWPERLLEEYGLLHLLVRAHTKGTALAGDLRETVRTRIGFPTPREEVLAGPHLRDAWQVLGSRETAADALTTRRTWLRGRRTGRPALLLAFAPTGRSLEPALPPGTQVEASLAFHPAAQPLRALVVEQHSAPEPSPPEGGTVMALLEEYAAALTRDPWLDRWPACLADVRLAHSDPLQVVDPAGHALPLLTADPWHLLALSGGAPFTLTAEWTPTGLRPLTAHHPEEGLLTLP; via the coding sequence GTGGACGAGCGGCGGGAACGAACGGCGGGTCCGGAGGATGGCGGTCCTGCCGTCCGGTGGGGCAGGGAACGGGTGCTGGCGCTCGCGCCGGACGCCGCCTCGCGCAAGGCCGCCGACGCCTTGGCGGGGCGGTCGGAAGGCGCGTCGGGCTCGGATGGCGCGCTGGTCTGGGCGGAGGGCAGGTACGCCACGGCCGTCGAGCTGGCAGGCCCGGCGTTCCGGTGCTCCTGCCCGAGCCGCAAGATCCCCTGCAAGCACGCGCTCGGCCTGCTCCTGCGCTGGAGCGACGGCGCGGTGCCCGAGACCGGGGCGCAGGCGCGCCCGGCCTGGGCCGAAGAATGGGTGGCCGCTCGGCGAGAACGCGCCGCCGCCCGGGTCATCGCCGCGGAGGAGGCCGCCGCCGAACCGAACGCGCCGGGCGCGGCGAGCGAGAGCGCCACCGCGCGGCGCCGCGCCGAACGGGTGGACGACGGCGTCGCGGAGTTCGGCCGCTGGCTGCGCGACCAGGTGTCCCGCGGCCTCGCCGGAGCCGAGCGCGCCCCCTACTCCCTGTGGGACGAGGCGGCGCGGCGCCTGGTCGACGCGCAGGCGGGCACGCTGGCCGGAAGAGTGAAGGAACTCGCCGCGCTCCCCCGCGGCGGCGAGCACTGGCCGGAGCGCCTGCTGGAGGAGTACGGGCTGCTGCACCTGTTGGTCCGCGCGCACACCAAGGGCACCGCGCTCGCGGGTGATCTGCGCGAGACGGTCCGCACCCGGATCGGCTTCCCGACGCCGCGCGAGGAGGTCCTCGCGGGCCCGCACCTCCGCGACGCCTGGCAGGTGCTCGGCTCGCGCGAGACCGCCGCCGACGCGCTGACGACCCGCCGCACCTGGTTGCGCGGCCGGCGCACGGGCAGGCCCGCGCTGCTGCTCGCCTTCGCCCCGACGGGCCGCTCCCTGGAACCCGCGCTGCCTCCCGGAACGCAGGTCGAGGCGTCCCTTGCCTTCCATCCCGCGGCCCAGCCGCTGCGGGCCCTGGTCGTCGAGCAGCACTCCGCGCCCGAGCCGTCCCCGCCCGAAGGAGGCACCGTCATGGCTCTGCTCGAGGAATACGCCGCGGCCCTGACCCGCGATCCCTGGCTCGACCGATGGCCCGCCTGCCTGGCCGACGTGCGCCTCGCCCACTCCGACCCCCTCCAGGTCGTCGACCCGGCGGGCCACGCCCTTCCCCTGCTCACCGCCGACCCCTGGCACCTGCTCGCCCTCTCCGGCGGCGCTCCCTTCACCCTCACCGCCGAATGGACCCCCACCGGCCTCCGCCCCCTCACCGCCCACCACCCAGAAGAGGGTCTCCTCACCCTTCCCTGA
- a CDS encoding DUF5691 domain-containing protein, whose amino-acid sequence MTGGEGAASWPEVWQEHVAVALLGTRRRSVPELAEAELAEEDPAARLLDQAGLLAVGRRAGLKPGTAEAVAPAPAEDAPQVPAAARDRLTALLEGERVRLLPEWLAAAADLGYRVPARHLPELLDRGRADRALRPLIARAAGRRGAWLALRNTDWAYLLTESGAAAEPVADWAHGTRGQRVAALTAARRADPAEARELLLRTWPRESAPDRAAFLATFAHGLSPDDEEFLERALDDRGKDVRRGAADLLALVPGTAYARRMAERARSLVRLSGTPARRHLTVTLPAEHDDAMARDGIPFHPAGSFDPAAARTGVRAAWLREILSRAPLDTWPEHLGLSPHETVMLPVADDFARDVHLGWCRAALRQGSAPWARALLRDGFIIDEAESPTGLLALLPEEDRAAEAAALLAAAEDHPHRLRLLAHIPGPWTGALTDAVLDALAGSLNDPDAPRFVAQLCRLADERLAPDAAPRVHSLAAAHPTWPLAELADTLAFRRRMLRDLAPP is encoded by the coding sequence ATGACGGGCGGTGAGGGGGCGGCGTCGTGGCCCGAGGTGTGGCAGGAGCATGTGGCCGTGGCGCTGCTCGGCACCCGGCGGCGGAGCGTGCCCGAGCTGGCCGAGGCGGAGCTCGCGGAAGAGGATCCGGCGGCCCGGCTGCTCGACCAGGCGGGGCTGCTCGCGGTGGGGCGGCGCGCCGGGCTCAAGCCGGGCACGGCGGAAGCCGTCGCGCCCGCTCCCGCCGAGGACGCGCCGCAGGTCCCGGCGGCCGCGCGGGACCGGCTCACGGCGCTGCTCGAGGGCGAACGGGTGCGGCTGCTGCCCGAATGGCTCGCGGCCGCCGCCGATCTCGGCTACCGCGTCCCGGCCCGCCATCTGCCGGAACTCCTCGACCGGGGCCGCGCCGACCGCGCGCTCCGGCCGCTGATCGCGCGCGCGGCGGGGCGGCGCGGCGCCTGGCTCGCGCTGCGGAACACCGACTGGGCGTATCTGCTGACCGAGTCGGGGGCCGCGGCCGAACCCGTCGCGGACTGGGCGCACGGCACCCGGGGGCAGCGGGTCGCCGCGCTCACCGCGGCCCGCAGGGCCGACCCGGCCGAGGCGCGGGAACTGCTGCTGCGCACCTGGCCGCGGGAGTCCGCACCCGATCGGGCCGCGTTCCTCGCGACCTTCGCCCACGGCCTGTCGCCCGACGATGAGGAGTTCCTGGAACGCGCCCTGGACGACCGCGGCAAGGACGTCCGGCGCGGGGCCGCCGACCTGCTCGCGCTCGTGCCCGGCACCGCTTACGCCCGGCGGATGGCCGAGCGGGCCCGGTCGCTCGTCCGGCTCTCGGGCACGCCCGCGCGGCGGCACCTGACCGTGACCCTGCCCGCCGAGCACGACGACGCGATGGCGCGTGACGGCATCCCGTTCCACCCGGCAGGGTCGTTCGACCCGGCGGCGGCCCGCACCGGGGTCCGGGCCGCGTGGCTCCGCGAGATCCTCTCGCGCGCGCCGCTCGACACGTGGCCCGAGCACCTCGGGCTGAGCCCGCACGAGACGGTCATGCTCCCCGTCGCCGATGACTTCGCCCGGGACGTCCACCTCGGCTGGTGCCGGGCGGCGCTGCGGCAGGGCTCGGCGCCCTGGGCCCGCGCGCTGCTGCGGGACGGCTTCATCATCGACGAGGCCGAGTCGCCCACGGGCCTGCTGGCCCTCCTTCCCGAGGAAGACCGCGCCGCGGAGGCCGCCGCGCTCCTCGCGGCCGCCGAGGACCACCCGCACCGGCTCCGGCTGCTCGCCCACATCCCGGGGCCTTGGACGGGCGCGCTCACCGACGCCGTCCTCGATGCCCTCGCCGGCTCTCTCAACGACCCCGACGCCCCCCGCTTCGTCGCCCAGCTGTGCCGCCTGGCCGACGAACGCCTCGCCCCCGACGCGGCCCCCCGCGTCCACTCCCTCGCCGCCGCCCACCCCACCTGGCCCCTCGCCGAACTCGCCGACACCCTCGCCTTCCGCCGCCGCATGCTCCGCGACCTCGCCCCTCCCTGA
- a CDS encoding ATP-binding protein — MGEVLRPHAEQEYAEELARLAEVDERVRPPGWRLSPWAVTEYLMGGELADGTVITPKYVGPRRLMEVAVATLATDRALLLLGVPGTAKTWVSEHLAAAISGDSTLLVQGTAGTPEEAVRYGWNYARLLAEGPSPEALVESPVMRAMRLGSVARIEELTRIPSDVQDALITILSEKTLPVPELNTEVQAHRGFTVIATANDRDRGVNELSSALRRRFNTVVLPVPGSAEEEVEIVARRVAQLGRALELPEAATGLAEIRRVVTVFRELRAGLTEDGRTKVKTPSGPLSTAEAISVITGGIALAAHFGDGELRASDVAAGVRGAVVQDAVSDRVVWQEYVETVVRERPEWADFYRACREVPA; from the coding sequence ATGGGCGAGGTGCTGAGGCCGCATGCGGAGCAGGAGTACGCGGAAGAGCTGGCTCGGCTGGCCGAGGTGGACGAGCGGGTCAGGCCGCCCGGGTGGCGGCTGTCGCCGTGGGCGGTCACGGAGTACCTGATGGGGGGCGAATTGGCGGACGGGACGGTGATCACGCCCAAGTACGTCGGGCCGCGCAGGCTCATGGAGGTGGCCGTCGCGACGCTGGCGACCGACCGGGCGCTGCTGCTGCTCGGGGTGCCGGGCACCGCCAAGACGTGGGTGTCGGAGCATCTGGCGGCGGCGATCAGCGGCGACTCGACGCTGCTGGTCCAGGGCACGGCGGGCACCCCGGAAGAGGCGGTGCGCTATGGCTGGAACTACGCGCGGCTGCTCGCCGAGGGCCCGTCGCCCGAAGCCCTGGTGGAGAGCCCCGTGATGCGCGCGATGCGGCTCGGTTCGGTCGCCCGGATCGAGGAGCTGACCCGCATTCCGTCCGACGTGCAGGACGCGCTCATCACGATCCTGTCGGAGAAGACGCTGCCGGTGCCGGAGCTGAACACCGAGGTGCAGGCGCACCGCGGCTTCACCGTCATCGCCACCGCCAACGACCGGGACCGCGGCGTGAACGAGCTGTCCAGCGCGCTGCGCCGCAGGTTCAACACCGTCGTGCTGCCCGTGCCGGGCTCCGCCGAGGAGGAGGTGGAGATCGTCGCGCGGCGGGTCGCGCAGCTCGGCCGGGCGCTGGAGCTGCCGGAGGCCGCGACGGGCCTCGCCGAGATCCGCCGCGTCGTCACGGTCTTCCGGGAACTGCGCGCGGGTCTCACCGAGGACGGCCGGACCAAGGTCAAGACGCCGAGCGGGCCCCTCAGCACCGCCGAGGCCATCTCGGTGATCACCGGGGGCATCGCCTTGGCCGCGCACTTCGGCGACGGCGAACTGCGCGCCTCCGATGTCGCGGCGGGCGTCCGCGGGGCCGTCGTGCAGGACGCGGTGTCCGACCGGGTCGTCTGGCAGGAGTACGTCGAGACCGTCGTCCGGGAGCGACCAGAGTGGGCGGACTTCTACCGGGCCTGCCGCGAGGTCCCGGCCTGA